A genome region from Gadus chalcogrammus isolate NIFS_2021 chromosome 7, NIFS_Gcha_1.0, whole genome shotgun sequence includes the following:
- the tmlhe gene encoding trimethyllysine dioxygenase, mitochondrial, with protein sequence MAGLLRHLRQNIRLVSSFGKSQTKGAYSQKRHLASTTTTLYDWRAADEYVEISHGDAVMQFDYVWLRDTCRSAASYNPKTSQRILDTASIDLNIRPAQTKVTDGHLSLTWPDGHVTSYSLSWLAEHSHQVKTRTVLQNRVLWNRDTYDAAQVPSARWEEFMSSEAELRSFVQNFLLYGIAFVDGVPASVEATEAVSERVSIIRETLYGRMWSFTSDLSRGDTAYTTQALDRHTDTTYLHEPCGVQVFHCLQHDGTGGRTLLVDGFHAAHKVLEESPESFQVLCRVPIRHENIEAEGGHRNHLVGTGPVLSAHPWNRELYMIRYNNYDRAPIDTAPPEEVRRWYAAHRLLTARLRDPGSELWVKLTPGRVVFIDNWRVLHGRDSFTGLRRVCGCYLPRDDLLSTARALGLLA encoded by the exons ATGGCCGGGCTGCTCAGACATCTGCGACAGAACATCAGACTTGTGTCCTCTTTTGGAAAGTCTCAAACTAAAGGCGCATATTCTCAGAAAAGACATCTCGCCTCTACCACGACGACCCTTTACGATTGGCGCGCCGCGGATGAGTATGTTG AGATCAGCCATGGAGATGCGGTGATGCAGTTTGACTATGTCTGGCTGCGGGATACATGTCGCTCTGCCGCCTCTTACAACCCCAAGACCAGCCAGAGAATCCTCGACACAGCAAGTATTGATTTGAACATCCGTCCTGCACAAACCAAGGTAACGGACGGGCACCTCTCACTCACAT GGCCAGACGGTCACGTGACCTCCTACAGTCTGAGCTGGTTGGCCGAGCACAGCCACCAGGTCAAAACGCGGACGGTGCTGCAGAACCGCGTGTTGTGGAACCGCGACACCTATGACGCGGCGCAGGTGCCGTCCGCGCGCTGGGAAGAGTTCATGAGCAGCGAGGCGGAACTCAGGAGCTTCGTGCAGAACTTTCTCCTCTACGGGATCGCCTTCGTGGACGGCGTGCCGGCCAGCGTGGAGGCCACGGAGGCGGTGTCTGAGAGAGTCAGCATCATCAG GGAGACCCTGTACGGGAGGATGTGGAGCTTCACCTCTGACCTGTCCCGGGGAGACACCGCCTACACCACCCAGGCGctggacagacacacggacaccacCTACCTCCACGAGCCCTGTGG GGTGCAGGTGTTCCACTGCCTGCAGCATGACGGGACGGGGGGCCGCACGCTGCTGGTGGACGGGTTCCACGCGGCCCACAAGGTTCTGGAGGAGTCCCCGGAGAGCTTCCAGGTGCTCTGCCGCGTGCCCATCAGGCACGAGAACATCGAGGCCGAGGGGGGCCACCGGAACCACCTGGTGGGCACGGGGCCGGTGCTCAGCGCGCACCCCTGGAACCGGGAGCTCTACATGATCAG gTACAACAACTACGACCGCGCGCCGATCGACACGGCGCCCCCGGAGGAGGTCCGGCGCTGGTACGCGGCTCACCGCCTGCTGACCGCCCGGCTGCGGGACCCCGGGAGCGAGCTCTGGGTCAAGCTGACGCCCGGGAGG GTGGTGTTCATCGATAACTGGCGCGTTCTGCACGGCAGGGATTCCTTCACGGGCCTCCGGCGGGTGTGTGGCTGCTACCTGCCCCGCGACGACCTGCTCAGCACGGCCCGCGCCCTGGGCCTGCTCGCCTGA